Part of the Leptolyngbya sp. BL0902 genome, TGTACAACCCCCGCATTGGCGGCGAGGCCGACGAGCGCGACTTTGTGGGCTACATGGACAACCTGGGCCTGCCCCACCCCAAAAAGATCGACATCGCCATCCCCGCCAACTGCATCTGTGGCCGCACCGAAGACGGCACCATGCCCGTGATTGCCACCTGGGGGCCAGTGCGCCAAACCTACTCCGGCATCAAGGAAATTGAGCCCCAGTGGGTGGCCGAAAACCTGGATCAAGTCCACGTTTTGGATGTGCGCGGCGTGGAGGAATTCAACGACGACCTCGGCCACATCCACGGTGCCCAACTGGTGCCCCTCCATGAGCTAGAGCAGCGGGTCGGGGACGTTTCCACCGATCAGCCTGTGGTGACGGTGTGCAAATCCGGTCGCCGTTCTGGGCAGGCTAGCATTATCCTCAAGAAAAAGGGCATCACCGAAGTGGCCAGTATGCGCGGCGGCATGCTGAAGTGGAACCAATCCGACTTGCCCGTCGCCCGCGATTAGGCGCTGTGCGAAAGGCTAAAAGTCCCTCTCCCTGTGGGCTCCGGTATACGCATACTTTGTGAAACCCTTGCTTGCCCTCATCCCCCAACCCCTTCTCCCAGGGCGGGAGGAGGGGAGCTAGAACAACCTTGAAGCGTTTGTCCGGCCTCCCCCTCTCTCCATTTTTGGGAGAGGGGGACTGAGGGGGTGAGGGCCAACTAAGACGGTTGGGCTAGGCGCTCGGCAGGCGAGAGGCGATCACGGCATAGAAGGGATCAGCCATAGCTAGGCCCAGCATTTGCAGAAAGCCGGGAACGGGTGGGGCGTAGGCGATCACCTCCGGGGCGCTGAAGCCGGGGACGGATTTGAAGTAGCCCTTCACCAAGGCCACCCGGTCGGATTCGCTGCCGTCGCGCCATGCGGCAATGGCTTTTTGGTAAAACATCCGGTTGGAAAAGCTGACGATGGCCACCCCACCGGGTTTCAGCACGCGATGGATTTCCGCGAACACCACCTCCGGCTGCTGAAGGTACTGCACCGACACGGTATTCAGCACCGCATCAAAGGACTTGTCCTCTAGGGGCAGGCGCGGATTGTCGTTGAGGTTTTGCACAAAGAAATGATTCAATCGGGGATTTTTGGCCAGTTCTTCGGCATTGAGGCCGTGGCCTTCCACCCAGTCAAACTCAAGCTCCTCCGGCAAGTGCGAGACCCAGCTACTCATCAAATCCAAAATGCGGCTATTGGGGGTCAATCGCTGGCGATAGAGGTGGGTGAGCCGATTGATAAACCCCGCATCCACATGGGTGACAAAGCGAGGCACATCGTAGAAGTAGGCGTCGTTGGATTCGTCGAGTTTGGTGCGTTGTTCCGGCTGAAGCAGCATGGGGCGTTGGGATAAATGACGTTTTGTTAAGGGTTGCTCCTTGAGTGTAAACCCATTGCCCCAAGCCCTGCCCACTGGGTCATAGCTGGCCGTTAACACAGCTCATCCGACAAGCTCTAGAATTGCCTGAGAATCGCTTGGCAAGGCGGGGAGACGTGGGTGGTCAAGTTATCGGCTAGCGACAGGGGGCCGCGCCACGAGGGGCGGGCCTGGTTTCGGGATTTGTTTAGTGTGCAGGGGTCGGTGATTCCGGCGGTGTTGCCCCGCACCCTGTTTTGCGCGGTCTTTGCCCTGGGCATTTACCTGCTGCACGAGCGGGGATGGCGGGTATCGTCGCCGATTTTGGGTTCCCTAGTGCCCAGCCTGGTGCTGGGTTTGCTGCTGGTGTTTCGCACGAATACCTCCTACGAGCGGTTTTGGGAGGGACGAAAATTGTGGGGCAACGTGGTGAACCTCACCCGCAACCTGGCCCGCCAAATGTGGGTGGCCATCCAAGAAAAATACCCCGCCGACCACGACGCCAAGGTGACGGCGATTCGGCTGTTGCCCGCCTTTGCCATTGCCCTGAAGCTGCACCTGCGCGGCGAACAGCCCAGCTCAGAACTCACGGGACTGATCTCCGAGACGCAGTTTGCCAAGCTCCAAACCATGAACAATCCGCCCCTGGAAATTGCCTTTTGGATTGCCGACTATCTGCAAACCCAGCAGGCCCAGCACAAGCTTCACCCCTACCAGCTCACGGCTTGCCTAGAGGCGCTGGATGGCTTGGTCAATACCCTCGGCGGCTGCGAGCGCATCCTCAAAACCCCCATTCCCCTGGCCTATTCCATCCACCTCAAGCAGTTGTTGATGCTGTACTGCTTGGCCCTGCCCTTTCAAATGGTGGATTCCGTGGGCTGGGGCACTCCATTTTTGGTGGGGCTAATTAGCTTTGCGGTGTTTGGCATCGAAGCCATTGGCCTAGAAATCGAAAATCCCTTCGGCAACGACCCCAACGATTTGCCCCTCGACGCCATTTGCCAAACCATGCGCCAAAACACCGAAGACCTGATTTCCCTTGCCCCCAGCGTTGGCATTTGGCAGCAGCCTAGTCATCCAGTCTCCTTCCTAGATGCTGCTATCCAAGAGGCTGATCCAACCTGATACTCATACCAAATCCCCCTTGGCTATCCCTGATTCTTGGGTGGTGCATTGCAACGGTTAGTGTGTGATGGCGCTTAGTTGACGGCGATCCGCAGGGTATATTCTGCCGGACGGGGAGACCGTACATCCACCCGGTAGTCGCCAGAGGTGGGTAATTGCCCCTGCCAGCTCAGCACCCGTGAACCATCGGGGATGAGGCTGCCGTTGGGATAGCGCACATCGAGGGTGATGGGGCCACCAGCCCTAGGTACATTCAGGGACATGGTTTGCCCTGCCCTCGCGTTGACCACATAGCGCCGAACGCGATCTGCATTGACCTGGCCTGTAACCTGGGTGCTGGTTTGCCCGGAGGGAATTTGTACCCGCTGCTCTGTAACATTGGGCTCCTGGGTTGGATCGGGGATCGGCTCTGGCAGCGGCGCAGGCGGTGTGGGGGGATCAGGGATGGGAGGTGGAGTGGGTTCCGGCGTGGGGATGGGTGTGGGGTCTGGGGTGGGCGTGGGCGTGGGGTCTGGGGTGGGCGTAGGATCGGGGGTGGGGGTGGGATCGGGGGTGGGCTCTGGGGCAGCTTCCAGGCTCACTTCTAGGGCGTAGTTGCTTTGGTTCAGCCCCTGCACCGTCCGCAGTTGAATGCTGTGGAGGCCGTTGGAGGTCAGCGCCCCCTGCCAAGCCTGCACCCGCTCGGCACTGCTGTCGATGGGGTTGCCCTGGGCATCCAGCACCGTCAGCAGCACCCCTTCGCCACGAATACGGGCGTTCAGCACCTGGCCCGCCTCGCCATTGAACTGGTGGTTGATGGTTTCGTTGCTGCGGAGGGAGCCCGACACCGTGCGGCTTTGGCCCACACTCAGGCGCAGGGCCTGGTTAAATTGCACCGGACGATCCGTGGGCGTGGGCTGAACCGTGGGCGTGGGGGCGGTGGTGGGCTGAATGGGGTCAATGGTAATTTCTGGAACGGGGGTGCCTGCGTTGTTGGGCGGACGGTTGATCAAACTCACCACCAGCCAGCCGCCCAGCCCTGCAATCAAGGCCAAAACGGCCCCAATCAACGCCACGGCCCAGGGGTTTTCCCAGATGGATTCCGGTTCCTCCACAAAGGCGGGGGGCACCCGCTGGGGATAGGTGGTTGGCGTGGGGGCCACCTGGGTGGGCTGATACTGTCGCCCCACGGCCACGGTCTTCACCTGGGAGGGGGGCGGAGCCGGACGCTGGGACGCGGTTTGGGGCATCACATTGGCGCTACCGAGGGCCTGGGCCATTTCGCTGACGGACTGGAAGCGATCCCCCGGTCGGTAGTTGATGGCGCGGTTGAGCACCTGGGCCAGCCCTGGGCTGACGGGGGCATAGGGTTGCCAGTTCCAGGCCAGGTTCACATCGTCAAACAAGACCTGGGGCTCCTTGCCCGTCAGCATCACAATCGCCGTCACCGCCAGGGCATAGAGGTCGCTGCTGGGGTAGGCGCGGCCCGACTGGATCTGCTCGCTGGGGGCATAGCCCAGCTTGCCCACGGAGGTGGCATGGGTAGGAGTTCCGGTCATTTGCACGCGGGTAAACACCTCCTTCACCACCCCAAAGTCGATCAGAATAGGGAGCTGATCCGCTTGTCGCTGCATGATATTGTCGGGGCTGATGTCTCGATGGATGATGCCCTTGCTGTGAATGTGGGCCAACACGGGCAGCATCTGCTGCAAAAACTGGCGCACCTCCGCCTCCGAGAAGGTTATCCCCTGGCCGAGGCGCTGGTTGAGCAGATCCCGATAGGTGGTGCCGTCCACGTAGTCTTGCACCAAAAACAGCCGCTGATCTTCCTCAAAAATGGCCTGAAACTTAGGGATTTGAGGATGACTAATACCGTAGAGAATCGCCGCCTCCCGCTGGAAAAGCTGAAGCGACTTCTCCGTCATGTCATTTTCCGACTGGGGCTCAAATTCCTTGATGGCGCAGCGCTCGTTAAAACGGCCCAGGTCTTCCGCCAGATAGGTGCGGCCAAAGCCCCCCTGCCCCAAGGGTTGCAGGATGCGGTAACGGTTTTGGAGGGTGGTTCCGGCGGGGATGGGGGTGGGCATGGCTGGGAGGACAGGGGGGCAGCGGGGCAGCAAAGGACAAGCATGACTTCAGGCGTTAGGTTCACCTAAGTACCGAAGGTTTAATCGGTCATCGGGTGGGCCAGCGGATTCATTTTACAGTTGTTTTCTCCAGCCACCGGACATAACGGGGCAGACCAATCCTCTGGCTTAGCGCCATGGCCAATTCTAGCCGTCTCCATTTTAGAAGGTTTAGCCAATTCTCTCCGAGGACAGACGCACCCCTGCTATACCCTAGGATTATTCGCCCAGCAGCCCTATATTAACTATCTTTTCATTCCTCGCGAGAGCAAAATACGAACGGTATATTAAAGATGGAACGAATAAAGTTCCCCTGGCAGATTAAACAGCCGAATGTCCACACACAAGAAGGAGTGAAAGCGCTGTTAACATCTCATCTGTCTCGCTTAACCAACAGCACCCAATCTCACATTCAATACTTCCTAAATTAGTAAGCAGGGAGCTTTGAGAAACACGGGCAATAGAGGCTTTAGGTCTGCACGTGATTTCCCTCCATGAAGGCTAGAACAACGATAGGAAGTTCCTTGAAATAGGGATTGGGTGTTGCTTTTGGGAGGTTTTTAAGCATTGTTCATGACCTTGAACTCTTGCCCTAGAATTTTGGCTTCAAAGCTCGCCTGAAAATCCTGAATTCCAGATTCCCTGAATTGTCCCTGACTGGCTAACCCAAGACTCTGCGGCGGGTGTAAAAACCGCGCCCCTCCAGCATTAGGTTCATGTAGAGGTCAGGTTTCCTGGCCCTCCAACAGCGATGGGCTCTAGCCAGTTTTGTCGGTCAACCCAGAATTGTCCTTGCTTCTCAGGGTTGGCCATGGCCAAAAGGAGCGATTGTCAATCGTTGATGCCCCTGGCAGCCCATCCCACCCCTCCTCCAGGTTCGTCAGCCTCAGTTCATCAACGGCTTTCTAGGTTCGGCCGGGGAGAACTCTGGGTAGAGGCGGAGGGCCTGAGTGGTGAGGGCATCGGGCAGGGTAGCCGGATAATGGGTCGTATCACGATTGCGGAAGAGCGCTGCAAAGCTTCCAGCCCCTAACCCCGACTGGGGCCACAGCCGATAGCAAGGAAACTCGGCTAGGGGCGAAGCATAGTCGGCTAGGGCGGGCACAGCAACGGCTTCAAACTGGGGAAATTGCTTGAGCAACCATGCACCAACCTGTTCGTTTTCCTCTGGGGAAAAGGTGCAGGTCATGTAGGCCAAATAGCCTCCCCCAGCGACAGTTTGAGCAGCTTGGTCAAGGATACGCTTTTGGCGGCTGGCGTTTTTTTTAATGGTTACGGGGTGAAAACAGCCCAGGGCAGAATCGCCCTTAGCCAGCAGCGATTGGCCGCTACAGGGGGCATCAACAATCACGACCGAAGCGGCCTGGGGCAGATGTTCTGCCCACACCTTGGGATCGAGATTAAACACCAGGGCATCCCAAAGGCCGCAGCGCTTGAGGTTGGCGATCAAAATTCTGACTCGCTTGCGGATCACCTCATTGCACCACAGCGCCTTGGGTTGGAGTTGTT contains:
- a CDS encoding serine/threonine-protein kinase; translated protein: MPTPIPAGTTLQNRYRILQPLGQGGFGRTYLAEDLGRFNERCAIKEFEPQSENDMTEKSLQLFQREAAILYGISHPQIPKFQAIFEEDQRLFLVQDYVDGTTYRDLLNQRLGQGITFSEAEVRQFLQQMLPVLAHIHSKGIIHRDISPDNIMQRQADQLPILIDFGVVKEVFTRVQMTGTPTHATSVGKLGYAPSEQIQSGRAYPSSDLYALAVTAIVMLTGKEPQVLFDDVNLAWNWQPYAPVSPGLAQVLNRAINYRPGDRFQSVSEMAQALGSANVMPQTASQRPAPPPSQVKTVAVGRQYQPTQVAPTPTTYPQRVPPAFVEEPESIWENPWAVALIGAVLALIAGLGGWLVVSLINRPPNNAGTPVPEITIDPIQPTTAPTPTVQPTPTDRPVQFNQALRLSVGQSRTVSGSLRSNETINHQFNGEAGQVLNARIRGEGVLLTVLDAQGNPIDSSAERVQAWQGALTSNGLHSIQLRTVQGLNQSNYALEVSLEAAPEPTPDPTPTPDPTPTPDPTPTPTPDPTPIPTPEPTPPPIPDPPTPPAPLPEPIPDPTQEPNVTEQRVQIPSGQTSTQVTGQVNADRVRRYVVNARAGQTMSLNVPRAGGPITLDVRYPNGSLIPDGSRVLSWQGQLPTSGDYRVDVRSPRPAEYTLRIAVN
- a CDS encoding class I SAM-dependent methyltransferase; the encoded protein is MLLQPEQRTKLDESNDAYFYDVPRFVTHVDAGFINRLTHLYRQRLTPNSRILDLMSSWVSHLPEELEFDWVEGHGLNAEELAKNPRLNHFFVQNLNDNPRLPLEDKSFDAVLNTVSVQYLQQPEVVFAEIHRVLKPGGVAIVSFSNRMFYQKAIAAWRDGSESDRVALVKGYFKSVPGFSAPEVIAYAPPVPGFLQMLGLAMADPFYAVIASRLPSA
- a CDS encoding RsmB/NOP family class I SAM-dependent RNA methyltransferase, encoding MAPVDSAIPSNLLIKLSRRLFDIEAQRVAFVAALTHPQLFPQAVLWMQPRPENMPFALAPALPWQPAAVDRLEPNQRPGQHPLHQAGAYYCLDMASVFSAAVFSAIPAPVDLVLDLCAAPGGKSLLAYQQLQPKALWCNEVIRKRVRILIANLKRCGLWDALVFNLDPKVWAEHLPQAASVVIVDAPCSGQSLLAKGDSALGCFHPVTIKKNASRQKRILDQAAQTVAGGGYLAYMTCTFSPEENEQVGAWLLKQFPQFEAVAVPALADYASPLAEFPCYRLWPQSGLGAGSFAALFRNRDTTHYPATLPDALTTQALRLYPEFSPAEPRKPLMN
- a CDS encoding bestrophin family protein, which codes for MVKLSASDRGPRHEGRAWFRDLFSVQGSVIPAVLPRTLFCAVFALGIYLLHERGWRVSSPILGSLVPSLVLGLLLVFRTNTSYERFWEGRKLWGNVVNLTRNLARQMWVAIQEKYPADHDAKVTAIRLLPAFAIALKLHLRGEQPSSELTGLISETQFAKLQTMNNPPLEIAFWIADYLQTQQAQHKLHPYQLTACLEALDGLVNTLGGCERILKTPIPLAYSIHLKQLLMLYCLALPFQMVDSVGWGTPFLVGLISFAVFGIEAIGLEIENPFGNDPNDLPLDAICQTMRQNTEDLISLAPSVGIWQQPSHPVSFLDAAIQEADPT